Sequence from the Bremerella volcania genome:
GGTGATTGTTTCAAGTGAATTCTTAACTGCGATAGAAGTACCGACAGGGTTGCGTTTGTAACCAGCTAGACTCTCCGTGTGCCACTGACCATCAGAGCCGCCCAGCCCAGACTGGTTTTTTGGTAACAGTTCACATCATCGGCACAAACATCATGAGTGCGAATCACAAAGCCGCGCTGCGTGTCTATTCAAGCACTTTGAATGTCGAAGAACTGACGGCATTGATGGGCACCGCACCTGACAGGACGATCCGCAAGGGCGAGCCCATCAGCAAACACCCGAAAGATAGTCGCCTGCACAAGGACTCGATCTGTTTCTACGACATGGAGACCGACGACCCGGTTGGGCTTCATGTGTGCGTGGAAAGCCTGCTGATGCTTCTAGAGCGATCGAAAGCACGTTTGCTCGCCGAATCGAACGACCTCGGCATGGATATCTTGTGTTACTTGGAGGTAGATTCTGCCCGCGCTAACAACTCGTGTTGCTTTGAACACGATCTCTTGCAGCGACTGGCGGTCTTTCCTTTAAATGTGATAATGAACGCCGTGCCATTGTATTTCCTCATCACACCCATCACGAAACCGCGACCCCAAACAACTTGCCCACCAGCGAAGTCACCACCATCGCCACGATGCCCCAGAACGTAACCCGGGCGGTGCCTTTCCAGATCGGTGAACCTCCGGCCCAGGCTGACAGGCTTCCGAGAATGGCCAGGCCGGCGATCGTGGTACACGCGACGATCCAGGCAATCCACGACGCCGGCGAGAAGAGCGTGGCTACGACAGGGAAGGTGCCCCCGATGCCAAAGGCCGCGGCCGATGAGAACGCCGCTTGCAGCGGCCGGGCAGCGTGAGTTTCCGACATGCCGAGTTCGTCGCGTAGATGCGTTCCCAGGGCATCATGCTCGGTCAACTGCAGGGCGACCTGGTGGGCCAACTCGGGGCTGAGGCCTCGGTCGATGTAGATGTTGGTCAGTTCCTGGAGTTCCCCTTCAGGGTCTTCCTGATGTTCGGCGGTCTCGCGTGCCCTATCGGCTGCTTCTGTGTCGGACTGCGAACTGACCGAGACGAACTCGCCAGCAGCCATCGACAAGGCCCCGGCTGTCAGTCCTGCGACACCGGCCAGCAGCACCGAGGGATGATCCGACTGCGCCGAGGCAACACCGACAAGAATGCTGCCAACGGAAAGGATGCCATCATTGGCTCCCAAAACGGCCGCACGAAGCCAGCCAATGCGATCGTGGCGATGTTGTTCGGGTTTGGGCATGGTTACCAAGTCGTCATGTGCTGTGCTCGTTTCGCCAGGTCCGATGCCTGGTTTCCGACTTCATGATATTCCTTGGCAAAGGGTCGCCATAGCTGGCATGCGACCCGATATTTTGCCCCAACCAACAAAATCCAGCGCGCACTATCTTCCGCCCACCCCAGGCTGGTATACATAAGTCATCTCACGGGAACTCTTCCCCAACACATTCTTTTTCTCGGTGCGTCACAGTTTTCTGCCCAGTACCTCACCACCGTAGCGAGTATCGTCATGTCAGCAGTCCACCAGCAACCTACAGAAAGCAGATCGCGCTCGACCCAGCGCGCTCCGCAGGTTGTGGTGCGCGCTGGGAAGACCTTTCTTTGCTCGGCCTGTGGGACGTTGGTGCAGGTACCCGAGGACGTCGTCGGTCAGCTGGTGATTGCCGTCGAGCGTTCGACGGAGGATCCGTATCGCAGGGAAGAGCGAGCCAGTGTCGAACCTTCTCACGATGTACCGCCGCAGCCTCGTTCCACGCCGGCGAAGACCTGCCCGCCGAGGCCCGGGCGTCCGAAACGCCCTGCGCCGGACGGTAGAGCCGCCCAGATCATCGACGGGCTCCGCGTGCCGCTGGCCGGCGAACTGGACCGCGCGTTGGCGTGGGTTTCGTTTCACCTGAAAGTGCTCGACCGGCAAGGGAGCGAAGTGAAGCGGCTGAAGAAGCTGCTCAAGCAGTCGATGTCCTGTTCACGTTCCCGCGGGCATGCGAAGGAGCCTGCTGCGCGGCGATCGCATGGGCCAGTCAGTCATGCACTCGAAAGACACGCCCAAGCGGACTTGGACGTGTCACCCGGGGTGGATGACGCGCACCAACGCGGGCCTCCCTAAAAAAAACCTGTCCCCTCTCCCTCGCAGGGAGAGGGCCAGTGTGAGGGTTTCATGTGCGCCCTTTGCCCAGCATCGCCGGATGACGTTCCTAAATCGATGGGGACTTCGTTTGCGTGTGTGCTTTCATGCCGGCGGGGATAACCCCTCACCCTAACCCTCTCCCCTCAGGGGCGAGGGGACCGGAATGCGCTCCCCTCGCACGAAGTGGGGACCGGAGCGTGCTGCGCGGATGGGTAAGTGTGCAGCGTCAATGGCCAGTAGCTATAATCAAACGCTCGGCCACGCGCCGCCCACCTTTGATGATTGAACTCCTACCCACATAGGCATCTTGCTCCATGCAACGACGTACGTTTCTTCACGCTTCTGGTTTCGCGGCTCTCGGTCTTGCACTTCGCTCCAGCTTGGGGGAGGAAGGGAAGCGTCCGCCGCGGATTTTGTTGCGATCGTCGTGGCAGACGGTCAACATCGGCGACATCGCCCACACGCCGGGCGTGCTGCGGATTTTGAAGCAGCATCTGCCGGAAGCGGAGGTCACGCTATGGCCGTCGAGCGTCGACAACGGCGTCGACCAACTGCTGCTGCGCGAGTTCCCCGGCTTGAAGATCGCCAAGAAGGGGAGCCCTGAACTCGCCCAGGCATTCGAGGAGTGCGACTTTCTGCTGCACGGATCGGGGGCGTCGATCGTCGCTCAGAACGATTTGATTCAGTGGCACGAAAAGACCGGCAAGCCCTACGGCATTTACGGGATCACCTTCCCGCGGAAGAAGTCTTCGTCGACTTCGGCTGAAAGCGACGATGCCCTGCAGCGAGCGGTCGACGTGCTCAGCAACGCGAGCTTCGTTTACTTCCGCGATAGTAAATCGTTGGAGCTGGCCAAGAGCCTGGGTGCCAAGTCGCCGGTGATGGAGTTCGGGCCGGACGGCGCGTTTGCCTGTGACCTGCGCGATGCCGATCTCGCGGAAGCGTTCCTGTCGAAGCACGGTCTCGAAACGGGCAAATTTCTGTGCTGCATTCCGCGGCTGCGTTATACGCCTTATTGGACGATCAAAGAGGGGAGGGCGTTCGATGCGCAGAAACATGCTCGCAACGAAGCGTTGAAGGAGCACGATCACGCTCCGCTGCGGGAAGCGATTATCGAGGTGGTGAACAACACCGACCTGAAGGTGCTGGTCTGTCCCGAGGATCGTACGCAGATGGCGGTCGGCAAGGAGATGATCGTCGACAAGCTGCCGGCCGATGTGCGGAAGCGCGTGGCGTGGCGGCCTGACTATTGGCTCACCGGCGAGGCGGTCAGCGTTTACGTTCGCAGTGCAGGCCTGTTCGGCAACGAGATGCATTCGCCGATCATGTGCATCGGCCACGGCGTTCCGGCGGTCGTGTGCCGCTGGGAAGAGCAGACGACCAAGGGCTTCATGTGGGAAGACATCGGCCTGGGCGAGTGGCTGTTCGATCATGACTCGGCCGAAGACCAACAGCGGATCGCTGCGACCGTGCTCGACATCGCCCAGAATCCCGAGAAAGCAAAAGCGAAGGCCGCCAAGGCCAAAGCATTCGTCGAGCAGCGTCAATTGGAAACGATGAAGACGCTCAAGCAGGTGCTTAGTTGATAAGGGAAAGGAAGCTGCCGGTAAGTATTGCGCCGAGTTTCCGCACGCGATTTGTACTATCGATTCGACGAAGCAGCGTCAGCCCGTTATGTTGACGTTAGCTTCTCTGATCGAATCTCGAATCACCGAGGAGACCTGTGCGATGAATCGCTTCGCCTGCAGCTTGGTTTTGCTCCTAGTTTCGTCGATCGCTTCGGCGCAGGATTTCACGACGCAAGATCCTCGTTACACAACGACTCCGTCGCAGTACACGACCACGCCGGCAGCGTACACGACGACCCCATCGCGGTATACGACGACTCCGCCTGAGTACGTGCCCCAGGCCGATACCGTCCCCACGACGCCGACGATTCCTACGATTCCGACCAACGTGCCAGGCACCGGCAACAACCCGCTGCCGACCAACCCGGTCACGAGCACAAGTTCGACGCGTGTTACCGCGACACAGACCCTCCAGTCGCAGTCGGTGGAAGTGGTCGCCGTTGAGGAGGAAACCGAGAGCGTGGAAGTACTCGAATCGGAAGAGACCAGCGAAACGGATCCGCTGATCGAGCTGTTCGCCGGGTGTGTCTTGCAACTGGACGAAGAAGAAACGCAGCAGTTCGCGGCGGACTACGACGAGGTTGTCGCTCAAGTGGGGCCGGAGTCAAGCGAAGTTAGTTGGAGCACGCGATTCAAGATCGTACTCTATCTGACGCTGCGGCGGATGTTGGGGCTCTCCGGTAGGTTAGTCGATGCTGGAGATTTTGAGTAAGCGGAGGAAAGGTTACTCGGACGATTCGGTTTCCACGACCTCTTCGACTTCCACGGCTTTGGCATCGGTTGCTGCCGGGGTGTTGTCGGTGAGGAAGAGATGGTCGAATTCCTTTTCGTAGTGACCTTCGCCGTAGACGAGTTCACCCCCTTGGAAGCCGACGATCGAAACGCACATGGCGACCAACAGGGCACCCAGGAACCAGCCCAGCTTCATCTTGCCACTCCCCTCTTCGCTTTTCACGGCTTTATAGGCGACGGGGATGAGGGCCAGCGATCCGATCGCCAGGATGACCCCCAGCCAGCGGTGACGGTCGATGTCGCTCGCAAAGGAAAAGCTCATGCCGTACCCTTCGTGAGTCGCATACGACCAGCCTGACACGCAGGCCACGCAGGCACCCAAGGCACCGACCCACAGGCAATGAAATGCAGCCGACTCGAAGGACGAGCCGGCGAACTTCGACAGCACGAGAAAGACGAGCGAGATCGACAGCAGACCGACCGGCAAGTGCGTCATCGCCGGATGGAACAGCCCTTGGAAGAGCCACACTTTGTACGGCATGCTAAGCTCGGAAACAGGCGTGGCGGCTTCGACGACTTCCGTTTCGGTTTTGGTATCGGGGACCGACCAGTCGTGCTCGGCCCCTTCCTCAATCCACAGTTTGATGGTGGCAAGCTCCGCGGCGGTCATCCCTTCGTGATGGGTTGAGTTGGCCGGAGGCATCTTCAGTTCGGGATCGTCGGTGATGAGATAGTCGCTCCAAAGGGTGCTTGACTCCAGGTCGCCTGGCTCGACGTAGTAGCTCATCATTTCGGGATCGTCGACTCGAAAATCGTTCTTCGCCTTGTCCGGACCGTGGCACTCCAGGCAGCGAACCTCCAACACCGGCTGCACATCGCGACGAAAGTCGATGAGCTTGTCGGCGTTGACGAGACTCGAAAGAGTCAGACTAAGCGAAATTCCAAGTAATATGCGAACGTACATCGAGGCTTCCTGATTGATGGTTTGCTGCCATGTTGGGGAAGGTGGGATGGCTGGCAACAGTCCTGGCTTCATGCGATTTTACGCAAGGTGAAAAACTTACCAAGTGGGCATCACGTTTCGAGACTGCTGTCGAAATCATGCGACTGAATCGCTTTACATCGCTTGCTCTGTTTCGCTATCGGGGGCGAATGAGAGAAACGAAGGGTTAAGTTGTAGGCGGGGAGGTGAAAGGCGGGAGTGGCACATCAGGCTTGGCCTGCTGCCATAGATCTATTTTTTCATCCAGGCTCGCTCATGGCAAGCGCGATTTACGGGGGAAGGCCGAAAGTTAAGTTTCTCGGCTAAAACGACTCAATCAATTTGCTAACCTTGACTTACGTCGCGCGAAATCACACTTGTTGTGTCCATTGCGACCTCCCGTTATGAGATACCGTCATCGATTTGTCTAAGGCCCATGGGGTGCTTCGCGTCTCCCCCTTGGGCAGAGATCGCTTCGACTTTGAAGGAGGTTGTTGGCAGCTGCGCAAAGTTGGTTCGACATGCAGAAGGCTGTCTGGAATCAGTAAGTCCGCGAACGCTCAACCGTGCTGCAAGATGTTCACGAGCTTTCCGAAAGGATCGCGAACGTAGAATCGGCGCACACCCCATGGTTCAGTCACCGGTCCGTATTCGAAAGGGATCTGCGCTTCCTCGAATTTCGCGATCGCCTCGTCCAGGTCACCCACTTCAATCGAAAGATCGGGAACGGCTGTTCCACCGCCACCTTCCTGGGCGAAACTGATCTGAACGGTCATCTTTTCCGCCGAGCCGTACGTCTGGATGAAGCCCATATCCATCAATAGATCCAATCCTAATAGATCGCCGTAAAATGCTTTCGCTTTGTCAGGCTCAGGCGTTTGGGTGTTGGCGACGATTCTTTTGACTTGCATGATTCGGTCCTTGGGTGAAATGGGTTCGCGATATCTTCCGTTTCTCTAACACAATCGCGGTATGTGGGAAAACGGATCGGCATTGTTCAGCCACCGAAATCGATTGGCTGCTAGTTCTACTTACCAGCAGCTGCCGGCGTTGCTAGCGGAAACGAGGGCCGGTCAGGTGCATAAATTCTCCAAAATCTCTGACTGGGGGCACACGCAAAATCGTCAATCTTTCGCCAAATTGCCGATAAGGAAGGAAGGGCAATAGATCTCTCCGCCTGAGCTGCGCGCATGCGGCAGGGCAGGGGGGCTTATTGAAAATTCACGGAAGGGGAGTAAGAAGGATGTCCCAACAGCGGAACGATTCGTTGCGGCAGCAGCTAGCCGACTTTTTCAATATCTCGAGCGGTTGCCGCTTTTCGATTGGGGCGTTGATCTTGTTGCTGATGATCGTTCCGGTGTCGCGGTTTGCGCTGCCACTGCTCATGGAAAACGGCCTGCTGATCGACAACTTCTCGCAGGCTATCTTAGCCTCGTTTGCCTGGTACGTGACGACGGCACTGCTCATCCTGCAGGTCCGCATCGCGCTGGCGCACGGGCCCGAGCGTTTCACGTGGTGGAATCAAATCTCCGGCGAACCTTCCGAGCGCGAGCCGCGCGAACTGAACGACCTGATGGAAGCATCGCGCCGCCGCGGGGCAGGGTGGCCAGGCTGGCTGTGGCTGCTGTGGATCTTTCTGCCCATGCCGGCGCTGACGATGGTGGCCGACTTGAACCTGCGGGTGAACACGGCGGTGATCACCGCCGAAGAACTCTACAGCGGATTCATTGTCGGAGGGCTCATCGCGACGGTGGTACTGTTGCTGTTGAGCTTTCTTCGGAAGTACATCCTCCCTGGCGTCGTGCCGCTGAGAGGGATCTTCCCATTCGAGTGTTTGCTTCACCAGCAAGACAACCTATTGAACGATCCGAACGAGGTCGCCAATCTGCCCAAGGGGATCGCCGTGATGCTGGCCCGCATTGGGATGGTTCGCGGGCCAGGCTACTCGATCAAAGATCCTAACGGAGTCGAACGTCCGCTGGCCGGTCACCTGGAGTTGGCTCTCTTGCTGCTCCTGCTGTTGGTGATGACCTTCGCGCTGGGGATTTTCGATCACGTCATATTTCCCGGCAGCAACCTGGCCAAGGTGATTCCGACGCTGGGGCACTTCGCATTGGTCGTTGCCATCCTTTCGACGTTTGCTTCCGGTATGGCGTTCTGGTTGGATCGTTTTCGCGTTTCGACGTTGCTGGCCGCGTCTGCGTTTGCGCTGGCTTTGTTTTTGTCGCGCGACTACGAGTTTCAAGTCGAAATGGCTCGCTGGCAGAGCCCGACGCTGGTCGAAGCGATCGAGGCGAAGAAAATTCCTGCCAGCCGATCGAACGATCCGCGGCAGCATGACCAGCGGACGCTGATTGTCGTGACGGCGCCTGGGGGTGGCATCCACGCGGCGGCCTGGTCGGCGGAAGTGTTGACGCGTTTGGACGAACGCTGGCCCGATACGTTTCGACAATCGCTGGGGATGATCAGTTCGGTCTCCGGCGGAAGCGTCGGTTCGATGTATTACATGGACGCGATCAGTTCGCCTCAGATCGAGGTCACGATGGAAGAAGTACGCGAGCGAGCCAAGCTTTCGTGCTTGGAGCCGATCTTCTTCGCGGCCACGTTTCATGATCTGTTGCCACTGACTCCGTACGATCGCGGCACGGCCATCGAACGTTTCTGGGATTTCACGCTCCGCTCTGGCGAACGAGGTTCACCCAGCTTGAGCGATTGGGGCATCCAGGCCCAGAGTGGTCAAATGCCGGTGATGGTGTTCAACGCGACCGACGTGAAGTCAGGCCGACGCGTGCTGTTGGCATCGACCTCCATTCGAGACGATTCACAGGAAACGCATTCGCATGGCATGGTCTGCAACACGCATACGTGCGCGTTCGATCTGCGTCAGAACGATCTGGATATGAACGTCGCGACGGCCGTTCGCCTGTCGGCTTCGTTTCCTTACGTCACCCCGATCAGTCGGCCGGTGCATGGTGAAGGAGGGAAACAAGTCATGCCGCCGGTGCGAATCGGCGACGGTGCCTACGCCGACAACGACGGGATCATGACGGCGCTGGAGTCGGTCAGCCAGTTGATCGATCGGTTCAGCACGCTTCCGCCGAGCCAACGACCGTTCGATCGTATTCTGCTGATCAACATCGACAACTACGGCACCAGTGCCGGTCATCCTGAAATAGAGGGATCAGGCGGGCAAGTCGAAGCGTTGAGCTACGCGACCATTGGTCCCTTGTTGGGGCTCAGTAACGTCCGTGGTGCATCGCAGGCCGAGCGTGGCCGGTTGGAAGTCGGTTTGCTTCAAGATCGAACGCTGACCGAGCAAGAAGTGATGTGGGTCATCCGCCAGATGTCACGCAGGGGAGATCGTCGTGGACCGCGCGATCAGGACCCACCCGAGTTCGCCAGCAACTCGAGCATCAGCATGCAGGCCCAGCGTAGTGCATGGCAGCGTATGTCGCGCTTCAGCGAAGCCCCCCTGACCACGCCAACCAGCAGCCAGCACACGGGAGCTATGCCAGGGGATCATGCGGATCACCACGAAACGTTTGGCTCGCAGCGCGGTAAGGGGCCAGCCCTGTATCCGATTCAGTTCAAGGTCGTATCGATTCCGTATCGAGGGGACAGCGATCCGCCCCTTTCGTGGAAGCTGAGTAGTGATCAGATGCGAACTTACAGTGAAGCCTGGCAGCTACTCGATGACGAAGCCAGTGCATGGACCGTCAGTACTGATCAAGATTGGGACGACCTGGAAGTGGTGCCGCCGCTGAAAGTGATCGAGCAGTGGTTGGGCCCACCCGGCAAAGAAGCCGCCAACTGGACCATCGCCGGTCGACCGGCCGCCTCGCAAGTGAGGTAGCCATCGTGGTGGTGAGCGAACGCCGACACATTTGGTCGATGTCAGACCAATAGTCCCGCGTTGATGATTGCAACGAAAAAGGCCTGCCCAAGAGATACTTGGACAGGCCTTTTTCATGAGGTGAATCAAGTTGGTTGCTTGATCCAAAGCCTCTTATCGTTATCGCACACCGGGAGTGGTGGGCGGTTGTTTTCCAGGTTAGTTGTCGACCGTGATCCTTGGCAGATCGACGGTGAAACCTTCAAATCCATTCATCATGCCCAGCACCAGCAGCACGATCAGGCCAATCAGCAGTAGGCTGGCCAGACCGCCAAGGGGTGCCGTGTAAGCAGGGTAGGGGCCATCCGCTGGCCGCGACGCGTAGCCATAACTTGCCCCACTCAGGGCGACCAACATAACGACAATCAAAAGGATGATCCACAAAGTCATTGCTTCTACCTCATATTCCGTTCCAACTTCTCGGCCAGCGGATCGAGGGGATTCCTCGATCCACTGACTGGGAAGCGTTACCACAATTTGCCGAATCCGATGATTGCAAGTAGCGTGCCATTTCGGCGCGGAGTTATTTCTGAGAAACTATGTGAATTCACGCACATGCCGTGAAGCTAATGTGAAATCGAATTGGTATACCCCTGTAAAGCGGTTACCATCGATGTCTTTCGTTTCCATCTGACAGGCCGACTTCCGGTCTGCACGGCGCCCCATGTCTGACTCCATCATCGAAGTGCACGATCTTCACAAGACGTATCGTGAAGGTCTTTTCGCCCGCAAACAGGTCAACGCGCTGCGCGGGGTAACGCTCGAAGTTCCGCGTGGCTGCATCTTCGGATTGCTCGGCCCCAATGGAGCCGGCAAGACCACGCTCATCAAGGTAATGCTCGGGCTGGTGAAGCGATCCTCAGGCAGCGGCAACCTGTTGGGTCGCCCTTTGGGTGATCGTATGGGACGCATGAAGGTCGGCTACCTGCCAGAGCACCATCGCTTTCCGCGCCACCTGACCGGCAACGCCGCGATGGTTTACTACGGCGGCCTGAGCGGATTGAGCCGGCGGGAAGTACTGCACAAGCGACCAGAACTGTTAGAACGCGTCGGCCTATCGAAATGGGGACAGACGCCGGTTCATAAATACTCGAAAGGAATGCAGCAGCGGCTCGGCATCGCCCAGGCGCTGTTGCACAATCCGGAACTGTTGATCTTGGACGAGCCGACCGACGGGGTCGATCCGGTGGGCCGCGCCGACGTTCGGAAGCTGCTCAAGGAACTTCAGCAGGAAGGGACGACCATCTTTCTGAACAGCCACCAGCTGCAAGAGATTGAACTGGTCTGCGATCAGGCCGCAATCCTCGCTGCCGGTCGCGTTCAGAAGTTGGGGACGATTGAAGAGATCACCAAGCATCCCAATGCCCGCATCGAGTTCGTCCTGCAAGGTTCGCTCGACGACATGCAGTACGCGTTGAACTTCGCCGAGACCGAGCCGTGGCAGACCGATGGCGATCACCTGGCCCGCGTGATCGTTTCGGCCGAAGATCAAAACGAACTGAATCGCTGCGTCGATGCGTTGCGACAAAAGAACATCGACATCTTAGAAATGCGACGGCTTCGCACGACCCTGGAAGATGCCTTCTTGAACATCGTCTCTGCCGAAACGGTCGAGTAATCACGCTTCGTACTTATCTCAAACATTGAGCTGACCTCTCTGATGCGACCTTATCTGACCGTAATCTACGATTCCTTTCACGAAGCGTTCGTTTCCCGTGTGCTGTACATTCTGCTGCTCGCGCTGACGCTGGTGCTTCTGTCGATTGCTCCGCTGGGTTACGAGACCAAGCGGATGGTGACGCTGCATCGGATGAGCATTCGGGACGTTCCTTCCTTCGTAGGCGAACTGAAGCAGCAATCCACCGCCGAAGGAGAGAACCCCGGCAAGCGAATCGTGGCGTTGGCCGGCGACTCGCTCAAGAACCTGGTCAATGCGACGGAGAATGGAAAGTTCACCGGCAACCAGGTCAACGACGTGGTCGACGGCTTGAACGAGGTTCTCACCAAGAAGGACTTCTATAGCGAAGCGGCCTGGAAGGACGTCAAGCTGGGGGAAGAGACCAAGGTGCTGCTCAAGCAGGGACCTGAGAAGCTGACCGGCGATGACCTTTCGTACTTCAATCGCCTGCTGATGCGTGACGCGTACCCCGTGTACCTGGGCAACGTGCCGGCCGAGCAGCTTTACTTGACCTATCCGCTATTGTGGGAACCGCTGCCGCTGCCGATCACGCAGGACATGTTTGAGATGACGGTGAAGTACATGCTCACCGGATTCATCGACGTGTTCATCGGGATGTTCGCGATCTTCGTGGCGATCCTGGTCACCGCGCCGATCATGCCGCGGACGTTCGAGCCTGGGGCGATCGACCTGCTGCTTAGCAAACCGATCTCGCGCTCGCTGTTGATTCTGGCCAAGTACCTGGGCGGGTGCGCCTTCGTGCTATTGAGCGTGACGTACTTTCTGGTTGGGCTGTGGCTGATCGTCGGTTGGCGATTCGACGTGTGGAGCAACTCGCTGCTGTTGTGCATTCCCGTGTTTCTGTTTCAGTTCGCCATCTACTACTGCGTATCGGTATTGGCCGGGGTGATGTGGCGGAACTCGATTGTCTCGATCGTGGTGACGGTGCTCTTCTTTTATGCCTGCTTCGGGATTGGGTTCTTGAAGACGTCGGTCTTCGAACCGTTCATCGTCAATCCAACGCGACTGGTACGCCTGGTCGATACGGACGAAGGCCTGGTAGGCGTGACCCAGGTAGGGCAGTTCGTGCAGTGGAACGACAGCCTACGATCGTGGGAGG
This genomic interval carries:
- a CDS encoding VIT1/CCC1 transporter family protein: MPKPEQHRHDRIGWLRAAVLGANDGILSVGSILVGVASAQSDHPSVLLAGVAGLTAGALSMAAGEFVSVSSQSDTEAADRARETAEHQEDPEGELQELTNIYIDRGLSPELAHQVALQLTEHDALGTHLRDELGMSETHAARPLQAAFSSAAAFGIGGTFPVVATLFSPASWIAWIVACTTIAGLAILGSLSAWAGGSPIWKGTARVTFWGIVAMVVTSLVGKLFGVAVS
- a CDS encoding patatin-like phospholipase family protein translates to MSQQRNDSLRQQLADFFNISSGCRFSIGALILLLMIVPVSRFALPLLMENGLLIDNFSQAILASFAWYVTTALLILQVRIALAHGPERFTWWNQISGEPSEREPRELNDLMEASRRRGAGWPGWLWLLWIFLPMPALTMVADLNLRVNTAVITAEELYSGFIVGGLIATVVLLLLSFLRKYILPGVVPLRGIFPFECLLHQQDNLLNDPNEVANLPKGIAVMLARIGMVRGPGYSIKDPNGVERPLAGHLELALLLLLLLVMTFALGIFDHVIFPGSNLAKVIPTLGHFALVVAILSTFASGMAFWLDRFRVSTLLAASAFALALFLSRDYEFQVEMARWQSPTLVEAIEAKKIPASRSNDPRQHDQRTLIVVTAPGGGIHAAAWSAEVLTRLDERWPDTFRQSLGMISSVSGGSVGSMYYMDAISSPQIEVTMEEVRERAKLSCLEPIFFAATFHDLLPLTPYDRGTAIERFWDFTLRSGERGSPSLSDWGIQAQSGQMPVMVFNATDVKSGRRVLLASTSIRDDSQETHSHGMVCNTHTCAFDLRQNDLDMNVATAVRLSASFPYVTPISRPVHGEGGKQVMPPVRIGDGAYADNDGIMTALESVSQLIDRFSTLPPSQRPFDRILLINIDNYGTSAGHPEIEGSGGQVEALSYATIGPLLGLSNVRGASQAERGRLEVGLLQDRTLTEQEVMWVIRQMSRRGDRRGPRDQDPPEFASNSSISMQAQRSAWQRMSRFSEAPLTTPTSSQHTGAMPGDHADHHETFGSQRGKGPALYPIQFKVVSIPYRGDSDPPLSWKLSSDQMRTYSEAWQLLDDEASAWTVSTDQDWDDLEVVPPLKVIEQWLGPPGKEAANWTIAGRPAASQVR
- a CDS encoding c-type cytochrome domain-containing protein → MKPGLLPAIPPSPTWQQTINQEASMYVRILLGISLSLTLSSLVNADKLIDFRRDVQPVLEVRCLECHGPDKAKNDFRVDDPEMMSYYVEPGDLESSTLWSDYLITDDPELKMPPANSTHHEGMTAAELATIKLWIEEGAEHDWSVPDTKTETEVVEAATPVSELSMPYKVWLFQGLFHPAMTHLPVGLLSISLVFLVLSKFAGSSFESAAFHCLWVGALGACVACVSGWSYATHEGYGMSFSFASDIDRHRWLGVILAIGSLALIPVAYKAVKSEEGSGKMKLGWFLGALLVAMCVSIVGFQGGELVYGEGHYEKEFDHLFLTDNTPAATDAKAVEVEEVVETESSE
- a CDS encoding polysaccharide pyruvyl transferase family protein; the protein is MQRRTFLHASGFAALGLALRSSLGEEGKRPPRILLRSSWQTVNIGDIAHTPGVLRILKQHLPEAEVTLWPSSVDNGVDQLLLREFPGLKIAKKGSPELAQAFEECDFLLHGSGASIVAQNDLIQWHEKTGKPYGIYGITFPRKKSSSTSAESDDALQRAVDVLSNASFVYFRDSKSLELAKSLGAKSPVMEFGPDGAFACDLRDADLAEAFLSKHGLETGKFLCCIPRLRYTPYWTIKEGRAFDAQKHARNEALKEHDHAPLREAIIEVVNNTDLKVLVCPEDRTQMAVGKEMIVDKLPADVRKRVAWRPDYWLTGEAVSVYVRSAGLFGNEMHSPIMCIGHGVPAVVCRWEEQTTKGFMWEDIGLGEWLFDHDSAEDQQRIAATVLDIAQNPEKAKAKAAKAKAFVEQRQLETMKTLKQVLS
- a CDS encoding VOC family protein, which translates into the protein MQVKRIVANTQTPEPDKAKAFYGDLLGLDLLMDMGFIQTYGSAEKMTVQISFAQEGGGGTAVPDLSIEVGDLDEAIAKFEEAQIPFEYGPVTEPWGVRRFYVRDPFGKLVNILQHG
- a CDS encoding ABC transporter ATP-binding protein — translated: MSDSIIEVHDLHKTYREGLFARKQVNALRGVTLEVPRGCIFGLLGPNGAGKTTLIKVMLGLVKRSSGSGNLLGRPLGDRMGRMKVGYLPEHHRFPRHLTGNAAMVYYGGLSGLSRREVLHKRPELLERVGLSKWGQTPVHKYSKGMQQRLGIAQALLHNPELLILDEPTDGVDPVGRADVRKLLKELQQEGTTIFLNSHQLQEIELVCDQAAILAAGRVQKLGTIEEITKHPNARIEFVLQGSLDDMQYALNFAETEPWQTDGDHLARVIVSAEDQNELNRCVDALRQKNIDILEMRRLRTTLEDAFLNIVSAETVE
- a CDS encoding DUF4279 domain-containing protein, whose protein sequence is MSANHKAALRVYSSTLNVEELTALMGTAPDRTIRKGEPISKHPKDSRLHKDSICFYDMETDDPVGLHVCVESLLMLLERSKARLLAESNDLGMDILCYLEVDSARANNSCCFEHDLLQRLAVFPLNVIMNAVPLYFLITPITKPRPQTTCPPAKSPPSPRCPRT
- a CDS encoding ABC transporter permease, with product MRPYLTVIYDSFHEAFVSRVLYILLLALTLVLLSIAPLGYETKRMVTLHRMSIRDVPSFVGELKQQSTAEGENPGKRIVALAGDSLKNLVNATENGKFTGNQVNDVVDGLNEVLTKKDFYSEAAWKDVKLGEETKVLLKQGPEKLTGDDLSYFNRLLMRDAYPVYLGNVPAEQLYLTYPLLWEPLPLPITQDMFEMTVKYMLTGFIDVFIGMFAIFVAILVTAPIMPRTFEPGAIDLLLSKPISRSLLILAKYLGGCAFVLLSVTYFLVGLWLIVGWRFDVWSNSLLLCIPVFLFQFAIYYCVSVLAGVMWRNSIVSIVVTVLFFYACFGIGFLKTSVFEPFIVNPTRLVRLVDTDEGLVGVTQVGQFVQWNDSLRSWEVVLQSERRGPENFAMQSILIGPIYNEPAKSMMYLQQPTGGGRRRMGGSTSFMTAKWSGNWVAEEGPGPPTGASWILQDAKDNVFVVSSAGVFLYEGDGTQKKAKFLGFDIPLGGNNAFKRLGPSEGVPYFPPFAAAIDPSSDRLLVENQGSLYLLERDPKKGYVVKTEAKRDSEGETAVGLTGKVAVVADEHGHIELRDGETLEVQKSFRPAGDTPPNAIETSRDGKFIAVLFHDGALWLYDVEAGKGSRIDNDASAIAFDNDKLIFADNKTRVRVRSLSSGETLETYWPESDWWRFTYDWVIEPVYYVFPKPGELNNLLKYLVTDESTSSFQGPQSTGDLREVRMADNIVMPVVHNLIFICVMLGLTCFYVSRLDL